In the genome of Apium graveolens cultivar Ventura unplaced genomic scaffold, ASM990537v1 ctg654, whole genome shotgun sequence, one region contains:
- the LOC141703349 gene encoding uncharacterized protein LOC141703349, which translates to MELKDKAYEEMYIGIPTNEGANGIYKLTKARERRQRDLGFVRFIKDKNACVLVKDNDIKCRCGEETEWESVRQSHCDSNIQPINGEEIELALRKMGKGKATSPDEIPIENKSDAQNCSNFRGIKLLSHTIKLWEQVIEIRLRSKVTVSENQFGFMPGRSTMEAIHLLRHLMEKFRERRTDLHMVFIDLKKAYDSVSRNIIWTSLESKGVS; encoded by the exons ATGGAGCTGAAGGATAAGGCTTATGAAGAAATGTATATAGGTATACCTACAAATGAGGGAGCAAATGGAATTTATAAACTAACAAAGGCTCGAGAAAGGAGACAACGAGATTTGGGATTTGTCAGATTTATTAAGGATAAAAATGCATGCGTGCTAGTTAAGGATAATGATATTAAATGTAGATG TGGAGAGGAGACTGAGTGGGAATCAGTTCGTCAATCGCATTGCGATTCTAATATACAACCAATAAATGGTGAAGAAATTGAGTTGGCATTAAGGAAGATGGGTAAAGGTAAAGCCACTAGTCCAGACGAAATCCCTATAGAG AATAAGAGTGATGCGCAGAATTGTAGTAATTTTCGTGGTATTAAACTTTTAAGTCATACTATTAAATTATGGGAGCAAGTGATTGAAATTAGGCTTAGAAGCAAGGTTACAGTGTCTGAAAATCAATTTGGTTTCATGCCTGGAAGGTCGACAATGGAGGCGATTCATCTTCTTAGGCATTTAATGGAGAAATTTAGGGAACGTAGGACGGACCTGCACATGGTGTTTATAGATTTGAAAAAAGCTTATGATAGTGTTTCACGCAACATAATTTGGACAAGTTTAGAGAGTAAAGGTGTGTCCTAG